From the genome of Streptomyces sp. NBC_01304:
CCGAGGGTGAGCAGGTGCTCGGTGAGCTCGCGGCCGCCGCCGCGGTTGTCGAAGGTCAGGGCGATCGCGTCGGTGTCGGGCGCGGGTGGTCGCCCGCACAGCACGACGCGCGTGCCCGAGTCGGTCAGGCGCTGCAACTTCGCGGTGAGCGCGGCCGCGTGCCCGGCGTCCTCGATCGCACCGCCGGTGATGACGACGGCGGCGGCGCGCTGACGCTGGAGCAGGGTGAGGTAGGTGAGTTCGCGGTCCGGGGAGCCCCCCGTGTTGCAGACCACCGCCAGCCGCTCGCCGCCCGCGCGCCCGCCCGGACCCCCGATCTCGGACTGCACCGCACCGGCCATGATCCCGAAGAAGGGGTCGGCGATGTCGTTGACGAGGATGCCGACCAGGTCCGAGGTGGCGGCGGCGAGCGAGCTCGCGGGCCCGTTCAGTACGTAGTCCAGCTCGTCGACGGCTTTCAGGACGCGCTCGCGGGTCGCCGCGGCCACCGGGTAATTGCCGTTCAGTACGCGGGAAACGGTGGCGGGAGAGACCTGGGCGCGGGCCGCCACGTCCGCCAGGGTCACGGTCATCTCGTTGCCTCCGGGGTGCGCATGAGTGCTCAGAGCGGGCCGCCGCGGGTGCTTTGCCGGCACTTGGCCCGGGCCCCTTGTGAGGGGGTTGTCAGGCAGGCTAGCTTTTACCTGGATAGAAAGCGCTTACTAAGGGCGTACGGAGGGACTTTCGTGACACGCAAGACGGTGCGCATCGCCATGAACGGTGTGACGGGGCGCATGGGCCACCGCCAACACCTCGTCCGCTCGATCCTCGCGCTGCGCGAGCAGGGCGGCCTCGACCTCGGGGACGGCACGGTCCTGTGGCCGGAGCCGGTCCTCATTGGCCGCCGCGAGCACGCGCTGCGCGCGCTCGCCGAGGCGCACGGTCTGGAGCACTGGACGACGGACCTCGACGCGGTCCTCGCGGACGACTCGATCGACATCTACTTCGACGCGCAGGTCACCTCCGCCCGCGAGGAAGCCGTGAAGCGGGCGATCGCGGCGGGCAAGCACGTCTACATCGAGAAGCCCAGCGCCACTTCGCTGGACGGCGCCCTCGAACTGGCCCGCCTCGCACAGGCCGCGGGGATCAAGCACGGCGTCGTACAGGACAAGATCTTCCTGCCGGGCCTGCTCAAGCTGAAGCGCCTCATCGACGGCGGCTTCTTCGGGCGGATCCTGTCCGTGCGCGGGGAGTTCGGCTACTGGGTCTTCGAGGGCGACTGGCAGGACGCGCAGCGCCCCTCGTGGAACTACCGGGCCGAGGACGGCGGCGGCATCGTCGTGGACATGTTCCCGCACTGGGAGTACGTGCTCCACGAGCTCTTCGGCCGGGTGAAGTCGGTGACCGCCCTGGCCGCGACCCACATCCCGCAGCGCTGGGACGAGCAGTCGAAGCCCTATGACGCGACCGCCGACGACGCCGCGTACGGCATCTTCGAGCTGGAGGGCGGCGCGATCGCCCAGATCAACTCGTCCTGGGCGGTCCGCGTGAACCGCGACGAGCTGGTCGAGTTCCAGGTGGACGGCACGGAGGGCTCGGCGGTCGCGGGCCTGCGCAACTGCCGCGCCCAGCACCGCTCGGCGACCCCCAAGCCGGTCTGGAACCCGGACATCCCGGCGACGGAGCCCTTCCGCGACCAGTGGCAGGAGGTCCCCGACAACGGCGACTTCGACAACGGCTTCAAGGTCCAGTGGGAACTGTTCCTGCGCCACGTGGTGCTCGACGAGCCCTACCACTGGGACCTGTTCGCGGGGGCGCGCGGGGTGCAGCTGGCGGAGTTGGGGCTGCGGTCTTCCACGGAGGGGCGGCGGTTCGAGGTGCCGGAGTTGTGAGTCGTCCATTCCGTCCTGGGGCCGCTGCTCTCTTTCCATCCCGTCCTGGGTTCGCATTCTCAGCCTGTCCGGCGTTTGAGGACGAGCGCGACTCGGGGGTCTGGGGGCGGAGCCCCCAGTACCTCAGCCGACACCAAGCGGCGCAGCCTTTCGGGAAGGGACGGGTAGGGGACAAATCCCACCCACCACGTACCCGCACCCGGCGACGCACCCCGGAGGTGCCCTGTGATCCAACTCCCTGACGCCAAGGGCGAACTCCACACCTACGCCCCGCGTACGGAGCCGCTCCAAGCCCACCCTGATGGAAGCCCCCTGACCTCCCGTACGGTCTTCTCGGCCGCCCACGTGGTGGCGGACCCCTTCGCCGACATATCCCCCGACGACCCGGCAGGGATCGACTGGGACGCCACCCTGGCCTTCCGCCACCACCTGTGGTCGCACGGCCTGGGAGTGGCCGAGGCGATGGACACCGCACAGCGCGGCATGGGCCTGGACTGGGCCGGTGCTGCCGAACTGATCCGGCGCTCCGCGGCAGAGGCCAAGGCGGTCGGCGGCCTGATCGCCTGCGGAGTGGGCACCGACCAACTGACGCTTCCCCCGGCCTCCTTGAGCCAGGTGCTGGAGGCGTACGAGGACCAGCTGACCGTGGTCGAGGACAGCGGCGCCCAGGCCATCCTGATGGCGTCCCGCGCCCTGGCCGCCGTGGCCCGCGGCCCCGAGGACTACCTCGACCTGTACGGCCACCTGCTGCGCCAGGCCTCCGCGCCGGTGATCCTGCACTGGCTGGGCCCGATGTTCGATCCCGCCCTGGAGGGCTACTGGGGCTCCACCGACCTGGACGCGGCGACCGAGACCTTCCTGGAGGTCATCGCCGCGCACCCCGACAAGGTCGACGGCATCAAGGTCTCCCTCCTGGACGCCGACCGCGAGATCGCCCTGCGTCGCCGGCTGCCCCAGGGCGTGCGCTGCTACACGGGCGACGACTTCAACTACCCCGAACTGATCGCGGGCGACGACCACGGTTTCAGCCACGCCCTGCTCGGCATCTTCGACCCGCTGGGCCCCCTCGCGGCCGAGGCGGTACGGGTCCTCGACACCGGCGACGTGGAGAAGTTCCGCGAACTCCTCGATCCCACCGTCGAGTTGTCCCGCCACCTCTTCCAGCCCCCGACCCGCTACTACAAGACGGGCGTGGTCTTCCTGGCCTGGCTGGCGGGCCATCAGTCCCACTTCACGATGGTGGGCGGCCTGCAGTCGGCCCGCTCGCTGCCGCACTTCGCGCGCGCCTATGAACTGGCCGACGGCCTCGGCCTGTTCCCGGACCCGGCGCTGGCGGAGGCCCGCATGAAGTCCCTGCTGAACGTGTACGGAGT
Proteins encoded in this window:
- a CDS encoding LacI family DNA-binding transcriptional regulator, which translates into the protein MTVTLADVAARAQVSPATVSRVLNGNYPVAAATRERVLKAVDELDYVLNGPASSLAAATSDLVGILVNDIADPFFGIMAGAVQSEIGGPGGRAGGERLAVVCNTGGSPDRELTYLTLLQRQRAAAVVITGGAIEDAGHAAALTAKLQRLTDSGTRVVLCGRPPAPDTDAIALTFDNRGGGRELTEHLLTLGHQRIGYIAGPEERTTTRHRLEGHKDAIEAAGVALGPVLHGPYDRGTGYEAARELLRLDPDLTAIVAANDTVALGACAALREAGLRIPEDVSVAGFDDLPFSVDAVPALTTVRLPLYAAGARAGRIAMGREKAPGGELGTVRGELVVRGSTGAPRR
- a CDS encoding Gfo/Idh/MocA family protein gives rise to the protein MTRKTVRIAMNGVTGRMGHRQHLVRSILALREQGGLDLGDGTVLWPEPVLIGRREHALRALAEAHGLEHWTTDLDAVLADDSIDIYFDAQVTSAREEAVKRAIAAGKHVYIEKPSATSLDGALELARLAQAAGIKHGVVQDKIFLPGLLKLKRLIDGGFFGRILSVRGEFGYWVFEGDWQDAQRPSWNYRAEDGGGIVVDMFPHWEYVLHELFGRVKSVTALAATHIPQRWDEQSKPYDATADDAAYGIFELEGGAIAQINSSWAVRVNRDELVEFQVDGTEGSAVAGLRNCRAQHRSATPKPVWNPDIPATEPFRDQWQEVPDNGDFDNGFKVQWELFLRHVVLDEPYHWDLFAGARGVQLAELGLRSSTEGRRFEVPEL
- a CDS encoding dihydrodipicolinate synthase family protein, giving the protein MIQLPDAKGELHTYAPRTEPLQAHPDGSPLTSRTVFSAAHVVADPFADISPDDPAGIDWDATLAFRHHLWSHGLGVAEAMDTAQRGMGLDWAGAAELIRRSAAEAKAVGGLIACGVGTDQLTLPPASLSQVLEAYEDQLTVVEDSGAQAILMASRALAAVARGPEDYLDLYGHLLRQASAPVILHWLGPMFDPALEGYWGSTDLDAATETFLEVIAAHPDKVDGIKVSLLDADREIALRRRLPQGVRCYTGDDFNYPELIAGDDHGFSHALLGIFDPLGPLAAEAVRVLDTGDVEKFRELLDPTVELSRHLFQPPTRYYKTGVVFLAWLAGHQSHFTMVGGLQSARSLPHFARAYELADGLGLFPDPALAEARMKSLLNVYGVTP